A part of Demetria terragena DSM 11295 genomic DNA contains:
- a CDS encoding GNAT family N-acetyltransferase, which produces MSSQIRPVQSGEYSAAEQVITDAFNDPNIAGMVRAIRESSFYWPELELAAMRDGQVVGHVMVSGATLRHAAGERTVAMLSPLATAPGRQRSGVGTALVAAVVETAEQRGEPLVILEGSPDFYGRRGFTSASAAGITIPIPDWAPPEAAQVALLGAYDENDSTWRGEVIYPPAVAALGH; this is translated from the coding sequence ATGTCATCACAGATCCGTCCCGTTCAGTCGGGCGAGTATTCCGCGGCCGAGCAGGTCATCACAGACGCCTTCAACGATCCGAACATCGCGGGGATGGTCCGGGCGATCCGCGAGTCCTCGTTCTACTGGCCAGAGTTGGAACTGGCGGCGATGCGTGATGGGCAGGTGGTCGGTCACGTGATGGTCAGTGGCGCCACCCTGCGCCATGCTGCCGGTGAGCGGACCGTAGCGATGCTCAGCCCGCTCGCGACGGCGCCGGGACGGCAACGCTCGGGTGTTGGTACGGCCCTTGTGGCTGCCGTCGTGGAGACCGCCGAGCAGCGTGGTGAGCCCTTAGTCATTCTCGAAGGCTCTCCTGATTTTTATGGGCGGCGCGGCTTCACCTCCGCTTCGGCTGCAGGCATCACGATTCCGATCCCGGACTGGGCGCCTCCTGAAGCAGCGCAGGTGGCGCTACTGGGGGCGTACGACGAGAACGATTCGACCTGGCGTGGTGAGGTGATCTACCCGCCGGCGGTCGCCGCGCTCGGCCACTGA
- a CDS encoding anti-sigma factor family protein has translation MSSERKCDADAAYVLGALSATERREFEEHLATCDRCRHSIAELTSTSAALAVLSADEATHLMELPGNVGIEDSGPPLPAAVIGEVASMEGTRRRRDRIRKAGIASVSAVLGAAAATAIWVTIDQPAQNPAHPTTVAQSVDFARVGDNNMLGKAKLTTMDWGTSIALTADYEGTSKWQGDQVVYQLVVVGSDGKRELVGSWTGQVGVRCVIAAASHLEPSQINELIIQMAPNNQKLMEATVAI, from the coding sequence ATGAGTTCTGAGCGAAAGTGTGACGCTGATGCGGCGTACGTCCTGGGTGCTTTGAGTGCAACCGAGCGGCGAGAGTTCGAGGAACATCTGGCGACCTGCGATCGCTGCCGGCACTCCATTGCCGAGCTCACCTCCACCAGTGCCGCACTCGCGGTACTGAGTGCAGACGAGGCCACCCACCTGATGGAGTTGCCGGGCAATGTCGGTATCGAGGACTCTGGGCCGCCCCTTCCAGCGGCAGTGATCGGCGAAGTGGCATCGATGGAGGGCACCCGCCGACGACGCGACCGAATCCGCAAGGCGGGCATCGCCTCGGTCTCTGCTGTGCTCGGCGCGGCCGCAGCAACAGCGATCTGGGTGACGATCGACCAACCAGCGCAAAACCCCGCGCATCCGACCACGGTGGCACAGTCGGTCGATTTCGCGCGGGTCGGTGACAACAACATGCTCGGCAAGGCCAAACTCACCACCATGGACTGGGGTACATCGATCGCGCTGACCGCCGACTACGAGGGCACCTCGAAGTGGCAGGGCGACCAGGTCGTCTATCAACTGGTGGTCGTGGGCAGCGACGGCAAGCGCGAACTGGTCGGCAGTTGGACGGGCCAGGTCGGAGTGCGCTGTGTCATCGCGGCTGCCTCGCATCTCGAGCCCTCGCAGATTAACGAGTTGATCATTCAGATGGCGCCAAACAACCAGAAGCTCATGGAGGCCACCGTCGCGATCTGA
- a CDS encoding sigma-70 family RNA polymerase sigma factor, which produces MNWLRAHRRQEADLAGLFEEHATPVWRFLVRQVGDPHVAEDLLQETMARAVRDPRSATREHEHQRAWMMVVARNLVTDRARSAVYRREQVTDRPADEAHEVSTAVRSHDVAVLDRWLVADALRSLSQAHRQVIVRAYYQDWSVAQIAEELDLAPGTVKSRMHHGMKALRVALQERGVSAR; this is translated from the coding sequence ATGAACTGGCTGCGCGCTCACCGGCGTCAGGAGGCGGACCTGGCAGGTTTGTTCGAAGAGCATGCGACACCCGTGTGGCGCTTCTTGGTGCGACAGGTCGGTGATCCGCACGTGGCCGAGGACCTGCTTCAAGAGACGATGGCGCGGGCGGTGCGCGACCCAAGATCGGCAACTCGTGAGCACGAGCATCAACGAGCCTGGATGATGGTGGTGGCACGCAATCTGGTCACCGACCGAGCGCGTAGTGCGGTCTATCGGCGGGAACAGGTCACCGATAGGCCGGCGGACGAGGCGCACGAAGTCTCCACCGCGGTGCGCAGCCATGACGTAGCGGTGTTAGACCGTTGGTTGGTCGCCGATGCGTTGCGCTCCCTGAGTCAGGCGCACCGGCAGGTCATCGTGCGGGCGTACTACCAGGACTGGTCGGTGGCTCAGATCGCCGAAGAACTAGACCTGGCGCCGGGCACCGTGAAGTCCCGGATGCACCACGGGATGAAAGCGCTTCGTGTGGCGTTACAAGAGCGAGGAGTGAGTGCGCGATGA
- a CDS encoding enoyl-CoA hydratase/isomerase family protein translates to MSVSKLRKAEMNRDAVRILDLDPAPVTLHVVVQERALIVTIDRPDKLNALNGDVLDELARVIEVVAQTPRSVIAGLVLIGSGDRAFIAGADIAQMAHLTSREAVEFAARGQRVPDLLEELDRPSIAAVNGYALGGGCEMAMGCDFIYATENAIFGQPEVSLGLIPCFGGCTRLPQRVGVGRARELIATGRKFSAEQAAGWGLVNEVFPDREALLAGAIRTIGELGAQAPGAVAAARQAIRAGHERGQHAGLAQERTGFGDMFDTADMREGTKAFLAKRPAQFTDR, encoded by the coding sequence ATGAGTGTCTCTAAGCTGAGAAAGGCCGAAATGAACCGTGACGCCGTACGCATCCTGGACCTCGATCCGGCACCCGTGACTCTGCACGTGGTGGTGCAGGAACGCGCGCTCATCGTGACCATCGACCGACCCGACAAGCTCAACGCACTCAATGGCGATGTGCTGGACGAACTTGCTCGCGTGATCGAGGTGGTCGCGCAGACACCGCGCTCGGTCATCGCCGGCCTCGTTCTGATCGGAAGCGGAGATCGGGCTTTCATTGCTGGCGCCGATATAGCCCAGATGGCCCACCTGACAAGCAGAGAGGCCGTTGAGTTCGCCGCTCGCGGTCAGCGCGTCCCAGACCTGCTGGAAGAACTTGACCGGCCCAGCATCGCCGCCGTCAACGGATATGCCCTGGGCGGCGGATGCGAGATGGCGATGGGGTGTGACTTCATCTATGCGACCGAGAACGCGATCTTCGGGCAGCCAGAGGTCAGTCTCGGTCTGATCCCGTGCTTTGGCGGATGCACGCGCTTGCCCCAGCGGGTGGGCGTGGGCCGTGCGCGTGAACTCATCGCCACCGGAAGGAAGTTCAGTGCCGAGCAGGCAGCGGGCTGGGGTCTGGTGAACGAAGTGTTTCCCGATCGGGAGGCACTGTTGGCCGGTGCAATACGCACGATAGGTGAACTCGGGGCGCAAGCCCCAGGGGCCGTCGCGGCGGCCCGCCAGGCCATCCGCGCCGGTCATGAGCGCGGACAACACGCGGGCCTTGCTCAGGAGCGAACAGGGTTTGGCGACATGTTCGATACCGCCGACATGCGTGAAGGCACTAAGGCGTTCCTAGCCAAGCGGCCCGCGCAGTTCACAGATCGATAG
- a CDS encoding amino acid adenylation domain-containing protein, giving the protein MSTLVPEAADLAAGVPPALLSHLSPRAQEDFVRFGFGPPALVLDTSIAGAFARQVRSRGGAPAVVDAEGRSLTYAELDAASDAVAAALVSQGVRTGDRVGVFLTRSLELVVSILGTLKAGASWVPQDVRIAPESTLADVVRIAKIDLVLTHRTGADLLPDLGVRQVVIDALECATYQGFSPHCSTGGDDIAVVIFTSGTTGTPNGVQVSHANLLNTVTAGPAGLGIKPGMRVAQLLNIAFDMSVWEIFGALLHGATLVIRGADLQETAEQVEVIIATPSVLGRLNPARCRRVRIVAVAGERCPEALAQRWRQRTRFHNSCGPTEVTIVNTLHELAVGDPLTIGTPLPNTSVYVLDEDLRPVETGKVGEMWAGGACVTRGYLGNEDLTAQRYRPDPFIGGWMFRCRDLVSWTPDGRLLHHGRTDDQVKVRGFRVELDAVTNAMERAADVMAATTLLIDGRLVGVLVPHSAAERVRTPRLLPLENPWLTAVLGALADSLPYFYRPDVFAVVRDLPLTPRGKVDARALTELLGDLTRTVAA; this is encoded by the coding sequence ATGAGCACGCTCGTCCCGGAGGCCGCTGATCTGGCGGCCGGTGTTCCGCCCGCACTGCTTTCACATCTCTCGCCCAGAGCGCAAGAAGACTTCGTTCGATTTGGCTTCGGCCCGCCCGCGCTAGTGCTGGACACCTCGATCGCCGGCGCCTTCGCCCGTCAGGTCCGCTCCCGCGGTGGAGCGCCAGCAGTAGTGGACGCAGAGGGCCGTTCACTGACCTACGCCGAACTGGACGCGGCGAGCGATGCAGTCGCTGCCGCGTTGGTGTCGCAGGGCGTACGCACCGGTGATCGCGTCGGGGTCTTCCTCACCCGAAGTCTGGAGTTGGTCGTGTCGATTCTGGGCACGCTCAAGGCTGGCGCGTCGTGGGTGCCGCAGGACGTGCGGATTGCGCCGGAGTCGACGCTGGCCGACGTGGTGCGGATCGCGAAAATCGACCTTGTCCTCACGCACCGGACCGGCGCTGATCTTCTGCCCGACCTTGGCGTGCGTCAGGTGGTCATCGATGCACTGGAATGTGCGACGTACCAAGGGTTTTCGCCGCACTGTTCGACCGGTGGGGATGACATCGCGGTCGTGATCTTCACCTCGGGCACGACCGGCACGCCCAACGGCGTCCAGGTCAGTCATGCCAACCTGCTGAACACTGTGACAGCTGGACCGGCCGGGCTCGGGATCAAGCCAGGCATGCGGGTCGCGCAACTGCTCAACATTGCGTTCGATATGTCGGTGTGGGAGATCTTTGGCGCGCTCCTCCATGGCGCGACGCTGGTCATCCGAGGCGCCGATCTTCAGGAGACGGCTGAGCAGGTTGAAGTCATCATCGCCACGCCGTCGGTTCTGGGCAGGCTGAACCCGGCACGGTGTCGGCGCGTTCGCATTGTTGCCGTCGCGGGTGAACGGTGCCCAGAGGCGCTGGCGCAGCGGTGGCGTCAGCGGACGCGTTTCCACAACAGCTGCGGCCCAACCGAAGTCACAATCGTCAACACACTGCATGAGCTCGCCGTTGGCGATCCGCTCACCATTGGCACGCCGCTGCCCAACACGAGTGTCTATGTCTTGGACGAGGACTTGCGGCCAGTCGAAACCGGCAAGGTCGGCGAGATGTGGGCTGGGGGAGCGTGTGTCACGCGGGGATATCTGGGCAACGAGGACCTCACGGCGCAGCGCTATCGTCCAGACCCGTTTATCGGAGGATGGATGTTCCGCTGTCGAGACCTGGTGAGTTGGACGCCCGATGGGCGACTGCTGCATCACGGTCGCACCGATGACCAGGTCAAGGTGCGCGGATTCCGCGTCGAACTCGACGCGGTCACCAACGCGATGGAGCGTGCCGCCGATGTCATGGCGGCTACGACTCTCCTCATCGATGGCCGTTTGGTGGGCGTTCTGGTCCCGCACTCGGCCGCCGAAAGGGTACGCACACCCCGGCTTCTTCCTCTCGAAAACCCTTGGCTGACAGCGGTACTCGGCGCACTAGCTGACTCGTTGCCGTACTTCTACCGGCCCGATGTCTTCGCGGTGGTCCGCGATCTCCCACTCACCCCACGCGGCAAGGTCGATGCGCGTGCGCTCACTGAGCTTCTCGGCGACCTCACGAGGACGGTGGCGGCATGA
- the glmS gene encoding glutamine--fructose-6-phosphate transaminase (isomerizing) — translation MCGIVGYIGREPAAPYLIEGLTRLEYRGYDSAGVAVLNSKGKTTRVRTAGRVRALESALPARLSGTVGIGHTRWATHGPAEERNAHPHASVSGRINVVHNGIIDNAANLRSALSDAGVELSSDTDTEAVAHLIAQSTADSLEEAVLDTLAKVSGTYALAVTDEAHPDRIVVARSGSPLIIGVGDEEMFLASDVAALVRHTNRVVHLEDGELATITSSGFRTFDRSRNDTDRSPIEISVAAEDLELSGYEHYMLKEMREQPAAAQDCMRGRLDERFATARLDGLELDARELRGFDRVKILGCGSAYYVGQIGAQMIEDLARIPADAEAASEFRYRRPIIEPRTLYVAVSQSGETADTAFAVNEIRRKGGRVIGLVNAVGSTIAREVDGGIYLHAGPEIAVASTKALTNMGISFALLALHLGRLHDLSFADGQRIIRGLQRVPEQIQEILDQESEFEQIVTDLAKARSAFYIGRVRGFPVAREGAQKLKEISYIHAEAYQTSELKHGPLALIEPSMPTVAIIPQDDLTDRNVAAAEQVLARRGPLVAITHASVDLGNLPVSTIVVPQNEPELDPILLTIPTQILAYRTAIALGHDVDKPRNLAKSVTVE, via the coding sequence ATGTGTGGAATTGTCGGATACATCGGGCGAGAGCCTGCCGCGCCCTATCTCATCGAAGGATTGACCCGCCTGGAGTACCGCGGCTACGACTCGGCTGGCGTCGCCGTGCTGAACTCGAAGGGAAAGACCACTCGAGTTCGCACAGCGGGCCGGGTCCGGGCGCTGGAGTCGGCACTCCCGGCTCGACTGAGCGGCACGGTCGGCATCGGGCATACCCGCTGGGCAACGCACGGCCCCGCCGAGGAGCGCAATGCCCACCCGCACGCCAGTGTGAGTGGGCGAATCAACGTGGTGCACAACGGAATCATCGACAACGCGGCGAACCTGCGTAGCGCCCTTTCCGATGCGGGTGTCGAACTCAGCAGCGACACCGACACCGAGGCGGTCGCACACCTGATCGCCCAGTCGACCGCAGACTCCTTGGAGGAAGCCGTCCTGGACACCTTGGCCAAGGTGAGCGGGACGTACGCGCTGGCGGTCACCGATGAAGCGCACCCAGACCGGATCGTCGTCGCGCGCAGCGGCTCCCCCCTCATCATCGGGGTCGGCGATGAGGAAATGTTCCTCGCGAGTGACGTGGCCGCGCTCGTACGGCACACCAACCGCGTGGTCCACCTTGAAGACGGTGAACTCGCGACGATCACCTCGTCCGGGTTCCGCACCTTTGACCGCTCGCGCAATGACACCGACCGCTCCCCCATCGAGATCTCCGTTGCCGCTGAGGATCTCGAACTGTCGGGCTACGAGCACTACATGCTGAAAGAGATGCGCGAGCAACCTGCCGCCGCGCAGGACTGCATGCGCGGACGCCTCGACGAACGCTTCGCGACCGCCCGACTGGATGGCCTGGAGTTGGACGCGCGTGAGCTGCGCGGGTTTGACCGAGTCAAGATCCTCGGATGCGGCTCGGCCTACTACGTGGGCCAGATCGGCGCCCAAATGATTGAGGATCTCGCCCGCATTCCCGCGGATGCGGAGGCGGCCTCCGAGTTCCGCTACCGCCGACCGATCATCGAGCCTCGCACGCTGTACGTCGCAGTGAGCCAAAGTGGTGAAACAGCCGATACCGCGTTTGCTGTCAACGAGATTCGCCGTAAGGGCGGTCGAGTCATCGGCCTGGTTAACGCGGTGGGGTCGACGATCGCACGCGAGGTCGATGGCGGGATCTACCTGCATGCTGGCCCGGAGATTGCTGTGGCGTCGACGAAGGCCCTGACCAACATGGGAATCTCCTTCGCCCTGTTGGCCCTTCACCTGGGACGGCTGCATGATCTGTCCTTCGCTGACGGCCAGCGGATCATTCGCGGTCTGCAGCGCGTACCAGAGCAGATCCAAGAGATTCTGGACCAAGAAAGTGAGTTCGAGCAGATCGTCACCGACCTGGCAAAGGCGCGAAGTGCGTTCTATATCGGGCGAGTTCGAGGTTTCCCGGTCGCTCGCGAGGGTGCTCAAAAACTCAAGGAGATCAGTTACATCCACGCGGAGGCTTATCAGACCAGTGAGCTCAAGCACGGTCCGCTGGCGCTGATCGAACCATCGATGCCCACCGTGGCAATCATTCCGCAGGATGATCTGACCGATCGGAACGTGGCGGCCGCGGAGCAGGTCCTGGCCCGTCGAGGACCTCTGGTGGCGATCACTCACGCGTCGGTCGATCTCGGCAACCTGCCGGTCTCGACGATCGTGGTACCCCAGAACGAGCCGGAGTTAGACCCGATTCTGCTGACGATCCCCACTCAGATCCTGGCGTATCGCACGGCGATTGCTCTCGGGCACGATGTCGACAAGCCGCGCAACCTGGCCAAGTCGGTCACCGTCGAGTAA
- a CDS encoding TMEM165/GDT1 family protein, with protein sequence MYAFLLSTAVIFVAELGDKSQLMAMTFAARYRARDVLIGITIATAIVHLASVGIGYFIGDAFAEYQGIIAIVAGVAFIGFAAWTLRGDELSDEEANKVRHATGAAILAVGVAFFLAELGDKTMLATITLATQEGWLGTWIGSTLGMVVADALAIGVGAVLGRKLPEKFIKYGAATLFALFGIVMILEGAGVFG encoded by the coding sequence TTGTACGCCTTTTTGCTCAGCACCGCGGTGATCTTCGTGGCCGAGCTCGGTGATAAGTCGCAACTCATGGCGATGACGTTCGCGGCTCGCTACCGAGCCCGCGATGTGCTGATCGGCATCACCATCGCGACGGCAATCGTTCACCTGGCCTCGGTCGGGATCGGCTACTTCATCGGCGATGCCTTCGCGGAGTACCAGGGGATCATCGCCATCGTGGCTGGCGTCGCCTTTATCGGGTTCGCCGCGTGGACGTTGCGTGGCGATGAACTGAGTGACGAGGAAGCCAACAAGGTCCGCCATGCCACCGGAGCGGCGATCCTCGCGGTGGGTGTGGCGTTCTTCCTGGCCGAGCTGGGCGACAAGACCATGCTGGCCACCATCACCTTGGCCACCCAGGAGGGTTGGCTCGGAACCTGGATCGGGAGCACCCTTGGGATGGTGGTCGCGGATGCGCTTGCCATCGGCGTGGGCGCCGTACTCGGCCGAAAACTGCCGGAGAAGTTCATTAAGTACGGCGCCGCCACGTTGTTCGCGCTGTTCGGAATCGTGATGATCCTCGAGGGTGCAGGAGTCTTCGGCTAG
- the guaB gene encoding IMP dehydrogenase gives MAPDSAPSAAVPSHFGELGLTYDDVLLLPGETDVVPSEVDTTSRLTREISLRVPLVSAAMDTVTEARMAIAMARQGGLGVLHRNLSIEDQAYQVDLVKRTQTGRITNPITIGPDATLEELDRRCGEYRVSGLPVVHEDNTLIGMITNRDLRFTPVQEWTTLRVRDVMTPVPLVTAPVDIERDDATAILRKHKRERLPLVDEAGRLQGLITVKDFVKSEQFPYASKDNDGRLLVAAAVGYFGDAWERATTLVEAGVDILVPDVANGHARLMLEMIKQLKSDPATRHVQIIGGNVATQAGAQALVDAGVDAVKVGVGPGSICTTRVVAGVGVPQVTAIYGAAQACKPAGVPVIGDGGLQYSGDIAKALVAGADTVMLGSLLAGCEESPGDLVLVNGKQFKTYRGMGSMGAMASRGKKSFSKDRYFQADVASDDELVPEGIEGRVAYRGGLSAVLRQLAGGLSQSMFYVGARTIPELKERGQFVRITPAGLKESHPHDVQGMVEAPNYIGR, from the coding sequence ATGGCACCTGACTCGGCCCCCTCCGCTGCGGTTCCTTCCCACTTCGGTGAACTAGGCCTGACCTATGACGACGTCTTACTCCTTCCGGGCGAGACCGATGTGGTGCCGAGCGAGGTCGACACCACATCGCGACTGACCCGAGAGATCTCACTGCGGGTGCCGCTGGTGTCCGCAGCCATGGACACTGTGACCGAGGCGCGGATGGCCATCGCGATGGCTCGCCAGGGTGGTCTTGGGGTGTTGCACCGCAACCTGTCGATCGAGGATCAGGCCTATCAGGTCGACCTGGTGAAGCGAACGCAGACTGGGCGCATCACCAATCCGATCACCATCGGGCCCGATGCCACGCTGGAAGAATTGGACCGTCGCTGCGGTGAATACCGCGTGAGTGGACTACCGGTCGTCCACGAGGACAACACCCTCATCGGGATGATCACCAACCGCGATCTGCGCTTCACGCCGGTCCAAGAGTGGACCACCTTGCGCGTACGCGACGTGATGACCCCGGTGCCGTTGGTGACTGCACCGGTCGATATCGAGCGCGACGACGCCACCGCCATTCTGCGCAAGCACAAGCGTGAGCGCCTGCCTCTGGTGGATGAGGCTGGCCGGCTTCAGGGTCTCATCACCGTCAAGGACTTCGTGAAGTCTGAGCAGTTCCCGTACGCGTCCAAGGACAACGATGGTCGACTTCTCGTGGCGGCCGCAGTCGGCTATTTCGGGGACGCGTGGGAGCGCGCGACGACGCTGGTCGAGGCTGGTGTCGACATCTTGGTTCCGGATGTCGCGAACGGTCACGCGCGCCTGATGCTGGAGATGATCAAGCAACTCAAGTCCGATCCGGCCACTCGGCATGTCCAGATCATCGGCGGAAATGTCGCGACTCAGGCTGGTGCCCAGGCACTGGTCGATGCGGGTGTGGACGCCGTGAAGGTGGGCGTTGGGCCGGGATCGATTTGCACGACCCGCGTGGTCGCCGGTGTGGGTGTGCCTCAGGTAACGGCGATCTATGGCGCAGCACAGGCGTGCAAGCCAGCTGGCGTGCCGGTCATTGGTGATGGCGGCCTCCAGTATTCCGGCGATATCGCCAAGGCTCTGGTGGCCGGCGCCGACACCGTAATGTTGGGCTCGCTGCTTGCCGGTTGCGAGGAGTCACCCGGCGACCTGGTGTTGGTCAACGGCAAACAGTTCAAGACCTATCGCGGCATGGGCTCGATGGGCGCAATGGCCTCCCGTGGAAAGAAGTCCTTCTCCAAGGACCGCTACTTCCAGGCCGATGTCGCCAGCGACGACGAACTGGTTCCTGAAGGCATCGAGGGACGAGTCGCCTATCGCGGCGGGCTGTCTGCCGTGCTCCGTCAGTTGGCTGGCGGACTGTCCCAGTCGATGTTCTACGTCGGGGCCAGGACCATTCCCGAGCTCAAAGAGCGCGGCCAGTTCGTGCGCATCACTCCCGCGGGATTGAAGGAATCGCACCCACACGACGTACAAGGAATGGTCGAGGCGCCCAACTACATCGGGCGCTGA